The DNA region ATTTAATAGCTTCATTAGATTTTCTTATAAGAAATGGAATCTATGTTCAAGATATGGTTGGTGATGCCCATTCTTTTCTTGTCTTCAAGCTATTTGCATTATTGTGTCAATGGTAAATCTCAAGTTCCTTGTGTTTTTATCTTTGGAGACTCTTTATCTGATAGTGGAAACAACAACAATCTTCCTTCTTCTCCGAAATCTAATTACAAACCTTATGGAATCGACTTTCCGTTCGGCCCAACTGGAAGATTTACCAACGGTCGAACTGCAGTCGACATAATAAGTAACATTCTTTCATCTAAACTATATTATCAACTCTTATCTCTTGGTTCTTCTCTCTTATCACCACACAATTTTGATTGCAGCTCAACTCTTGGGATTTGAGAAATTCATTCCACCATTTGCAAACACTAGTGGTTCAGACATACTCAAAGGTGTGAACCATGCATCTGGGGGAGCTGGAATTCGTAACGAAACAAGCAAGGTTACGGTATAAGAAATCGATCTAAGAACCTTATGATTGCTTTGATTATTCAACTTGATCTTGGATGATTTATGTTACATTATGTCTATCTGTGTATAGGGTTTTGTTATCAGCTTGGGATTACAGTTAACAAATCACAGAGTTATAGTTTCTCAAATTGCTGGCAGACTTGGAAGTCTTGAGAAAGCTCAACAATACCTGAACAAATGCTTGTATTATGTGAATATAGGAAGTAATGATTACATAAACAATTACTTTCGTCCACAACTCTATCCAACAAGCCACATTTATAGTCCTCAGCAGTATGCAGAAGCTCTAATTCAAGAGTTATCTTTGAATTTACTGGTATATATcttatataataataatagtagtaGCTTATTAATTGAAATTACATTAGTTATAAATATGATGGTTTATAATAATGCTATAACAGGCTCTACATGACATTGGAGCAAGGAAATATGTGTTAGTTGGGTTAGGCCGCTTGGGCTGCATTCCGAATGCCATCTCTAATCATGGAACAGATGGGTCTTGTGTTGATGAGGAGAATGCTCCTCCATTCATTTTCAATGTGGAGCTTAAATCTCTAGTGGATCATTTCAATTATAAGTTCTCTGCCGATTCCAAGTTCATCTTCATAAACAGTACATTAGAATCAGATGGCCAGGACGGTAAGCATATGATCAATTACTAAATGGAATTTTATTTGTACATTTTTGGTCGCTAAATTGGCTGCTGAATTAGTCATTATATAGCAGTATTTTGTAAACACAATATTATTGAAAACAAAACAGATTATTGTATTTGATTGAGGAACAAATACAATATATATAATAACCATGCAGCATGTTCCATGGATTTCAGGCTTTTTTGTTTCAAATGCTCCTTGTTGTCCACTAAGGTTGATTGGAGGGTGTATTCCTGATGAAAGACCATGCTATAATAGGAGTGAGTATGTATTTTGGGATGCATTCCATCCCTCTGAGGCTTGGAACCTACTCACTGCAACAAGGTCTTATAATTCACCTAATTCAGGCTTCACTTCTCCAATGGATATCAAGCAGCTTGTTGAACAAGAAACTAAGATGGAATTGGAATCTACAAATGAGATAACATCAAAGCTTAGTGCCTCTAGTTAAACAGGTTCAAGTTGTTTTTATGCATTCATTATTTTCCTACCTGCATTTGAAGCAACCTTTTCTTATCAAATAGAATTATTGTAAACTATGATAAATTCAACTAAGTGTATTTGGCTTTGCTGCCTTAAGCTTGATCTAATTTGTGTTTGATAAGTTTGTTGATAACTTTAGCATGTATATGATGATGTGCTCAAGCAAATGCTGGTGGGAGTTCGAAGAGGGTCAAGAGCAACGAACTGATAATCTAAATGCTTATAAATTAATATGAAACAATTGACAAAAGCGTATAAATTCTTATAAATTGTTCTGGTCAATGTCAAGTCTTCATACGAAAGAGTAAGATTTTTCATTTCTCTGTCTTTCTTCTAATGGTACGAATTTGTCGCCCCCCAACCAATATGAATTCTCCATTTTGAAGTAGTTGTTTAGTTGCATACCAATTCGTTCATTATAATCTTTTTTTTAATAGTAAAACTCGACTTTATTAATAGTCAAACTAATAAGAATTACAGATATCATTGAGGCAATTAAAATGGAATATACTCCATACATAGCCTAGAAGCACTTCTAAGAGAAAATACTACATAGACATTATACATAGATTGTTCACAAGATAAGGCACAACTAAAAAAAAGCAACAACAATTCTTCCAGCAATCCATTCTCTTGCAAACACCATCAATGACAATGTGGGTGAGAATCTATAGTTTTTTTTCCAATCCAATTACAGATGATTTCTTTAACTTGTGTTTGCACattttgactttctttgatcTCAATATTGCCCAATTTTATCGAGTGTTTACAAACTAATAGATGACTAGAGATAGTGTTGGAATTGATGTTGGACTCATAAGCTTCCTCAGTTACTATGAAAGTGTTGCTTGAAAACTTGTTACATGCAAGTATACATGTTCCTTATAAGTAGCAAGTGATAAAAAGTAAAGATATCATACCCACAGAAAGTGGAAG from Lathyrus oleraceus cultivar Zhongwan6 chromosome 1, CAAS_Psat_ZW6_1.0, whole genome shotgun sequence includes:
- the LOC127080155 gene encoding GDSL esterase/lipase At1g29670 isoform X1, coding for MESMFKIWLVMPILFLSSSYLHYCVNGKSQVPCVFIFGDSLSDSGNNNNLPSSPKSNYKPYGIDFPFGPTGRFTNGRTAVDIITQLLGFEKFIPPFANTSGSDILKGVNHASGGAGIRNETSKVTGFVISLGLQLTNHRVIVSQIAGRLGSLEKAQQYLNKCLYYVNIGSNDYINNYFRPQLYPTSHIYSPQQYAEALIQELSLNLLALHDIGARKYVLVGLGRLGCIPNAISNHGTDGSCVDEENAPPFIFNVELKSLVDHFNYKFSADSKFIFINSTLESDGQDGFFVSNAPCCPLRLIGGCIPDERPCYNRSEYVFWDAFHPSEAWNLLTATRSYNSPNSGFTSPMDIKQLVEQETKMELESTNEITSKLSASS
- the LOC127080155 gene encoding GDSL esterase/lipase At1g29670 isoform X2, with the translated sequence MESMFKIWLVMPILFLSSSYLHYCVNGKSQVPCVFIFGDSLSDSGNNNNLPSSPKSNYKPYGIDFPFGPTGRFTNGRTAVDIITQLLGFEKFIPPFANTSGSDILKGVNHASGGAGIRNETSKGFVISLGLQLTNHRVIVSQIAGRLGSLEKAQQYLNKCLYYVNIGSNDYINNYFRPQLYPTSHIYSPQQYAEALIQELSLNLLALHDIGARKYVLVGLGRLGCIPNAISNHGTDGSCVDEENAPPFIFNVELKSLVDHFNYKFSADSKFIFINSTLESDGQDGFFVSNAPCCPLRLIGGCIPDERPCYNRSEYVFWDAFHPSEAWNLLTATRSYNSPNSGFTSPMDIKQLVEQETKMELESTNEITSKLSASS